A region of Leptolyngbya sp. FACHB-261 DNA encodes the following proteins:
- a CDS encoding AraC family transcriptional regulator, whose amino-acid sequence MMKTPVTCQTETTSSPILSSQTQGWENILVEQFQYPPGEGSCHYSDENAICLSLAPRPVRLLQIKGGKTYAGLHGKGDISITPAKIPFFARWDRDDHYLQIRITSRFIQSVAREALAINPDQLELRLEFRIRDPQIEAIGMLLLAELRQENLGGRLYIESLANVLAVHLLRQYAAVKPRLSTYEGGLPERQLLQVLEYVNEHLD is encoded by the coding sequence ATGATGAAAACTCCAGTGACCTGTCAGACAGAGACGACCAGCTCACCCATCTTGTCTAGCCAAACCCAGGGGTGGGAAAACATTCTGGTTGAGCAGTTCCAATACCCTCCAGGTGAAGGAAGCTGCCATTACAGTGATGAAAATGCGATTTGTTTGTCTCTGGCACCTCGCCCAGTACGCTTACTGCAAATCAAGGGTGGCAAGACCTATGCAGGACTGCACGGGAAAGGAGACATCTCGATCACGCCCGCGAAGATACCCTTTTTCGCCCGTTGGGATAGAGATGACCACTACTTACAGATTCGCATTACATCTCGCTTTATCCAAAGCGTTGCTAGAGAAGCCCTTGCGATAAATCCTGATCAGCTTGAACTACGCCTTGAATTTCGGATTCGTGATCCTCAAATTGAGGCGATTGGTATGCTGCTGCTCGCTGAGCTCAGACAAGAGAATTTAGGCGGCAGGCTCTATATCGAATCGCTGGCAAATGTCTTAGCAGTGCATTTGCTGAGACAATATGCTGCTGTCAAACCTCGCCTTTCCACCTACGAGGGTGGTTTACCTGAGCGTCAACTACTTCAGGTCTTGGAATATGTCAACGAACATCTAGATTAA
- a CDS encoding FMN-dependent NADH-azoreductase, translating into MAHLLHLDSSPRGERSHSRQMTKEFVEQWKQVNSGDTVTYRDIGHNPVPHVDEPCIAAAFTPPEQRTSELWKSIRISDQLVDEFLAADVYVIGVPMYNFSVPSTFKAYIDQIVRIGRTVEFEPDDSANGFKPLVLGKKMFIIESRGDSGFRPGGRYEKMNHHDPYLVTVFGFIGITDITFIHVENDEYGGQKLADSIANARIQIAELVRS; encoded by the coding sequence ATGGCACATCTATTACACCTTGATTCTAGTCCGCGCGGTGAACGGTCCCACTCTCGCCAGATGACTAAAGAGTTTGTTGAACAATGGAAACAAGTCAACTCTGGTGACACTGTTACCTATCGGGATATTGGACACAATCCCGTTCCTCATGTAGATGAACCGTGCATTGCAGCAGCATTCACTCCACCTGAACAGCGTACCTCCGAACTGTGGAAATCGATTCGAATTAGCGATCAGCTAGTAGACGAATTCTTAGCTGCTGATGTGTACGTAATTGGTGTTCCCATGTACAACTTCAGCGTTCCCAGTACATTCAAGGCTTATATTGACCAGATTGTGCGCATAGGGAGAACTGTTGAGTTTGAACCAGATGATTCCGCCAATGGTTTCAAACCGCTGGTTCTGGGTAAGAAGATGTTTATCATCGAATCGCGAGGAGATTCTGGATTTAGACCCGGTGGGCGATACGAGAAGATGAATCATCACGACCCCTACCTTGTCACAGTCTTTGGGTTTATTGGCATCACTGACATCACCTTTATTCATGTTGAAAACGATGAGTATGGTGGGCAAAAGTTAGCGGATTCGATCGCCAATGC